The Methylomarinum vadi genome has a window encoding:
- a CDS encoding SufB/SufD family protein, with translation MQAIEQYSAWLNSAGADGNVLNDRDTAHLVADGQRLLSRQTIPGVTMQIEQQAESTTARICIAENMQVLKPIHLCFGLLQRTGEQHFSIEIKLEAGARVHFIAHGLFANAEILRHSMDKRIDVGAGADMRFTDGHIHGLSAGIDVKTTGQVTVARKGRYAADFSLTSGLVGRLDLNETVQAEEYAMVELSSRVFGHADDLININETVSLNGKFSRGMIKSRVALEDDARAEVFGTTEGRAEGARGHMDCLEIIKDRAVGQSTPLVKVCHPQAKITHEAAIGTVDKKQMETLIAHGLSPEQATDMIVLGMLR, from the coding sequence ATGCAAGCCATTGAACAATATTCGGCTTGGTTAAACAGCGCCGGGGCGGACGGCAATGTTCTGAACGATCGCGATACCGCGCATCTGGTCGCCGACGGCCAACGCCTGTTGAGCCGGCAAACCATTCCCGGCGTGACCATGCAGATTGAGCAACAGGCCGAGTCGACGACGGCCAGGATTTGTATTGCAGAAAATATGCAGGTGCTTAAGCCGATCCATTTATGTTTCGGCCTGCTGCAACGGACAGGCGAGCAGCATTTCAGCATCGAAATCAAACTGGAGGCCGGCGCCAGGGTTCACTTTATCGCCCATGGTTTGTTCGCCAACGCCGAAATCCTCAGACACAGCATGGACAAACGAATCGACGTCGGCGCCGGCGCCGACATGCGTTTCACCGACGGCCATATCCACGGCCTTTCCGCCGGCATCGACGTAAAAACGACGGGTCAGGTGACGGTCGCACGCAAGGGCAGGTATGCGGCGGATTTTTCCCTGACCAGCGGCTTGGTCGGTCGGCTCGATTTGAACGAAACGGTACAGGCCGAGGAATATGCCATGGTCGAACTCAGTTCCCGCGTATTCGGCCACGCCGACGACCTGATCAACATCAATGAAACGGTCAGCCTGAACGGTAAATTTTCCCGCGGCATGATCAAGAGCCGGGTCGCCTTGGAGGATGACGCGCGGGCGGAAGTTTTCGGCACGACCGAAGGCCGCGCCGAGGGCGCCAGAGGCCACATGGACTGCCTGGAAATCATCAAGGATAGGGCAGTCGGGCAATCGACGCCGCTGGTCAAGGTGTGCCACCCCCAGGCCAAAATCACCCATGAAGCGGCCATCGGCACCGTCGACAAGAAACAAATGGAAACCCTGATCGCCCACGGCCTGTCTCCGGAGCAGGCGACCGACATGATCGTGCTGGGGATGTTGCGCTGA
- the feoB gene encoding Fe(2+) transporter permease subunit FeoB, whose protein sequence is MLVSLREMKVGERGRVADYDKSFLPYRQKMLAMGLTIGAEFEVIRSAPLGDPVEIRVRGTDLSLRRNEVAGLKVEKLPDDATTNKPLPSDRRFTVAVIGNPNCGKTTLFNGLTGARQHVGNWAGVTVERKSGFYRYDDKLVEVVDLPGIYALDVSAMATSLDEKIARDYILSRQADLIINIVDTSHLEHNLYLTTQLLEMRLPLLVVLNNMDDASGRDLVIDSDEIARRLACPLESLMATRTDQVWTLKSTINRLAEQAPLSQAPFVYPPVVGEALDQLQPRVERQLAGQQGDARWFAAKLLEQDGFALDHADAETVELAARLCREIEDKTGEEADILIVDSRYGFIGNLVRETLRRKSAANRTLSDKIDNIMLHRFLAIPIFFAVMYLMFTFTIKLGRAFKPFFNDVAQALFIDGTAHVLALLDSPQWLIMVLSAGVGNGIREVAAFVPILGFLYLFISLLEESGYMARATFAMDRFMRVLGLPGKAFVPMILGFGCNVPAMMATRTLEQPRDRLLSILLNPFMTCGARLAVFTLFAAAFFPDNGEIVVFTLYAIGVGFAVLTALLLKHTFLREEFSLVMMEIPSYHVPKLKNVWLNSWTRVRAFVVRVGKIIIMMVVILNLLGSLGTDGSFKPNNIERSVLSAAGRVVTPALAPLGVAEDNWPATVALFTGILHKVVVISTLKTIYSENAPASGMHKQDYDLVEALRRAVLTIPAGLSKMFGLSGTPQAPGATPFAVSLQQHFQGQIGAFAYLLFVLLYFPCIATTSAAYGESGRAWTVFMVLWATALAYLTATAFYQLATFSRHPLAATLWLTGIAVFVVAVVLSFRYWGRQRAQSSDSV, encoded by the coding sequence ATGTTGGTAAGCTTGCGGGAGATGAAGGTCGGCGAGCGCGGACGCGTTGCCGATTACGACAAAAGCTTTTTGCCTTACCGGCAAAAAATGTTGGCCATGGGGCTGACGATTGGCGCTGAATTCGAGGTCATCCGCAGCGCCCCACTTGGCGATCCGGTCGAGATCAGGGTGCGCGGCACCGACCTCAGTTTGCGCCGGAACGAAGTGGCCGGCCTGAAAGTGGAAAAATTGCCGGATGATGCAACGACTAACAAACCCCTTCCTTCCGACCGCCGTTTCACCGTCGCCGTCATCGGCAATCCCAATTGCGGCAAGACCACCTTATTCAACGGCCTGACCGGCGCCCGCCAGCATGTCGGCAACTGGGCGGGAGTGACGGTGGAACGCAAGAGCGGTTTTTACCGCTACGACGACAAGCTGGTCGAAGTGGTCGATTTGCCCGGCATCTATGCCCTGGACGTCAGCGCCATGGCGACCTCGCTGGATGAAAAAATCGCCAGGGACTACATTCTGTCGCGCCAGGCCGACCTGATTATCAATATCGTCGACACATCCCATCTGGAACACAACCTGTATCTGACCACTCAATTGCTGGAAATGCGTCTGCCGTTGCTGGTGGTGCTGAATAACATGGACGATGCCAGCGGCCGCGACCTCGTCATCGATAGCGATGAAATCGCCCGCCGCCTGGCTTGTCCGTTGGAGTCGTTGATGGCGACCCGCACCGACCAGGTCTGGACCCTGAAGTCGACTATCAACCGTTTGGCCGAACAGGCCCCGTTGTCGCAGGCGCCGTTCGTTTATCCCCCGGTTGTCGGCGAGGCGCTGGATCAATTACAGCCGCGGGTCGAACGGCAACTCGCGGGGCAACAGGGCGATGCGCGCTGGTTTGCCGCTAAATTGCTGGAACAGGACGGTTTCGCCCTCGACCATGCCGATGCCGAGACGGTCGAGCTGGCGGCACGGCTTTGCCGGGAAATCGAGGACAAAACGGGCGAGGAGGCCGATATTCTGATCGTCGACAGTCGTTACGGCTTTATCGGTAATCTGGTGCGGGAGACGCTTAGACGGAAATCGGCCGCCAACCGGACACTGTCCGATAAGATCGACAACATCATGCTGCACCGGTTTTTGGCGATACCGATCTTCTTCGCCGTAATGTACCTGATGTTCACGTTCACGATCAAACTCGGACGCGCCTTCAAGCCGTTCTTCAACGATGTCGCCCAAGCGCTGTTTATCGACGGCACGGCGCATGTGCTGGCTTTATTGGACAGTCCGCAATGGTTGATTATGGTATTGTCCGCCGGCGTCGGAAACGGCATACGCGAAGTGGCCGCGTTCGTGCCGATTCTCGGTTTTTTGTACCTGTTCATTTCCTTGCTGGAGGAGTCGGGCTACATGGCGCGGGCGACCTTCGCGATGGACCGCTTCATGCGTGTGCTGGGTCTGCCCGGCAAGGCCTTTGTGCCGATGATTCTGGGCTTCGGCTGTAACGTCCCGGCGATGATGGCGACCCGCACCCTGGAGCAACCCCGCGACCGCCTGCTGAGCATCCTGCTCAATCCCTTCATGACCTGCGGCGCGCGGCTGGCGGTGTTCACGCTGTTCGCCGCGGCGTTTTTTCCCGACAACGGCGAAATCGTCGTCTTTACCTTGTATGCGATCGGGGTGGGTTTCGCCGTGTTGACGGCATTATTGTTGAAACACACGTTTCTGCGCGAGGAGTTCTCGCTGGTGATGATGGAAATTCCCAGTTACCATGTGCCGAAATTGAAAAACGTCTGGCTCAACAGCTGGACCCGGGTCAGGGCTTTCGTCGTCCGGGTCGGCAAAATCATTATCATGATGGTCGTGATCTTGAACCTGCTCGGATCATTGGGCACCGATGGTTCGTTCAAACCGAACAACATCGAACGTTCGGTGCTGAGCGCGGCCGGCCGCGTCGTGACGCCGGCATTGGCGCCTTTGGGGGTCGCCGAGGACAACTGGCCGGCAACCGTGGCCTTGTTCACCGGCATCCTGCACAAGGTCGTCGTCATCAGCACCTTGAAAACGATTTATAGCGAGAACGCTCCCGCATCGGGGATGCACAAGCAAGATTACGATCTGGTCGAGGCTCTGCGGCGGGCCGTGCTGACCATACCGGCCGGGTTGAGCAAGATGTTCGGGTTGTCAGGCACGCCGCAGGCGCCTGGTGCGACGCCGTTTGCCGTCTCGCTGCAGCAACATTTCCAAGGACAAATCGGCGCCTTCGCCTATCTGCTGTTCGTGCTGTTGTATTTTCCTTGTATCGCCACGACCTCCGCCGCCTATGGCGAGTCGGGCCGGGCTTGGACAGTATTTATGGTATTGTGGGCGACGGCGCTGGCCTATCTGACCGCAACGGCGTTTTATCAATTGGCGACCTTTAGCCGACATCCGCTCGCTGCGACGCTCTGGCTGACGGGTATCGCCGTGTTCGTGGTTGCCGTAGTGCTATCATTTCGCTATTGGGGGAGACAGCGGGCTCAGTCTTCCGACTCCGTTTAA
- a CDS encoding cytochrome c peroxidase, whose translation MKKIQWLLLILVAVLLFFPISNLIGLQGKNEPIPTVAGSSASFAEVSGILQEKCVDCHSPGMTRMPIYADLPIAKQLMEQDIEQASARMVLSKKLYSGEESFSPLLLARMEHVVANASMPPPLYLLMHWEGKLTPDERDRILSWISEERSKLAWSKDSADVFKGEPVQPLPLTVELNEQKVALGDKLFHDRLLSGDDTLNCASCHDLTRGGTDQAKVATGIRGQQGPINSPTVYNAMYNIAQFWDGRAKDLQAQAAGPVANPIEMGAIWDDVVEKLKQVPDYQQAFAELYPEQGLNKETVTDAIAVFEESLVTPNSRFDRYLRGEPNVLSVDEQAGYQLFKSNCASCHFGPALGGRSYEKMGVKRDYFELRGGPLTEVDNGRFNVTHDEKDRHFFKVPVLRNIELTYPYFHDGSVDTLPEAVRIMAEVQLGKTFTGDEIGNIVAFLKTLTGEYKGVPLADLTAEDLKQQP comes from the coding sequence ATGAAAAAAATACAATGGTTATTACTTATACTCGTGGCCGTCTTGTTATTCTTTCCAATTTCCAACCTGATCGGGCTGCAGGGTAAAAACGAACCGATTCCCACTGTTGCGGGCAGCTCCGCCAGTTTCGCCGAAGTATCGGGTATCTTGCAGGAAAAGTGCGTCGATTGTCATTCGCCCGGCATGACTCGGATGCCGATTTATGCCGATTTGCCGATCGCCAAACAGTTAATGGAGCAGGATATCGAACAAGCTTCGGCGCGCATGGTTCTGTCGAAAAAACTCTACAGCGGCGAGGAATCCTTTAGTCCGCTGTTGTTAGCTCGCATGGAGCATGTCGTCGCCAACGCCAGCATGCCGCCGCCGCTATATCTGCTGATGCATTGGGAAGGCAAGCTGACGCCCGATGAAAGAGACCGGATTTTATCCTGGATCTCCGAAGAGCGAAGCAAACTGGCCTGGAGCAAGGATTCGGCGGACGTTTTCAAGGGCGAACCGGTACAGCCCTTGCCGTTGACGGTGGAACTGAACGAACAAAAAGTGGCCCTGGGCGACAAGCTGTTTCACGATCGTCTGCTGTCCGGCGACGACACGCTAAATTGCGCCTCGTGCCATGACCTGACCCGCGGCGGCACCGACCAGGCGAAGGTCGCAACCGGCATCCGTGGCCAACAGGGGCCGATCAATTCGCCGACCGTTTATAACGCCATGTACAACATCGCCCAATTCTGGGACGGCCGCGCCAAGGATCTGCAGGCCCAGGCCGCCGGCCCGGTCGCCAACCCGATCGAAATGGGCGCGATCTGGGACGATGTCGTCGAAAAACTGAAACAAGTCCCCGACTATCAACAAGCCTTCGCCGAATTGTATCCGGAACAAGGCTTGAACAAGGAAACCGTCACCGATGCGATTGCCGTTTTCGAGGAGTCGTTGGTCACGCCCAACTCGCGTTTCGACCGTTATTTACGCGGCGAACCGAATGTTTTGAGCGTCGACGAACAGGCGGGCTATCAATTGTTCAAATCCAATTGCGCCTCCTGTCACTTCGGCCCGGCCCTGGGCGGAAGATCTTATGAAAAAATGGGCGTGAAGCGAGACTATTTCGAATTGCGCGGCGGCCCGTTGACCGAGGTCGACAACGGCCGTTTCAACGTCACCCATGACGAAAAAGACCGCCATTTCTTCAAGGTGCCGGTCCTGCGTAACATAGAACTGACCTATCCCTATTTCCACGACGGTTCGGTCGACACGCTGCCCGAGGCGGTGCGCATCATGGCCGAAGTTCAGCTCGGCAAGACCTTCACCGGCGATGAAATCGGCAACATCGTCGCCTTTTTGAAGACTCTGACCGGTGAATACAAGGGCGTGCCGCTCGCGGATTTGACCGCCGAGGATCTGAAGCAGCAGCCTTAA
- a CDS encoding ATP-binding cassette domain-containing protein → MALLDIRHLVYTAGQKRILDDLNLAIDAGEIHALIGTNGTGKSTLARMIMGSEGYRPAGGQLIFAGQDIASWSMQRRAKAGITLAWQEPALFEGITVGDYLSLGRSQDVAAASLELVGLDPAVYLHRMLDKTMSGGERKRIELASMWVLRAKLCILDEPVSGIDLVSIKSILAVIRRIKQQGSAILLISHREEAAEIADKASLLCGGKIVSSGQPETIIDQYKARNCLVCDGKECSHASH, encoded by the coding sequence ATGGCGCTATTAGACATCCGCCATCTGGTTTACACGGCAGGGCAGAAACGGATACTCGATGATTTGAACCTGGCCATCGATGCCGGTGAAATACACGCCCTGATCGGCACCAACGGCACCGGCAAGAGCACCTTGGCGCGGATGATCATGGGCAGCGAAGGCTACCGCCCCGCCGGCGGGCAACTTATTTTCGCCGGACAGGATATCGCTTCCTGGTCGATGCAACGGCGGGCCAAGGCCGGGATTACCCTGGCCTGGCAGGAACCGGCCTTGTTCGAGGGCATCACGGTAGGCGATTATCTGAGCCTGGGCCGGAGTCAAGACGTTGCCGCCGCTAGTCTGGAGCTGGTCGGACTCGATCCTGCCGTATATCTGCACCGCATGTTGGACAAAACGATGAGCGGCGGCGAAAGAAAGCGTATCGAACTGGCTTCGATGTGGGTTCTGCGCGCCAAGCTCTGCATTCTGGACGAGCCGGTTTCCGGCATCGATTTGGTCTCGATAAAAAGCATCCTGGCGGTCATCCGGCGGATCAAACAACAGGGGTCGGCGATACTCTTGATCAGCCACCGCGAGGAAGCCGCCGAAATCGCCGATAAGGCTTCGCTGCTTTGCGGCGGAAAAATCGTTTCGAGCGGACAGCCCGAAACCATTATCGACCAATACAAGGCCCGAAACTGCCTGGTCTGCGACGGAAAGGAGTGTAGCCATGCAAGCCATTGA
- a CDS encoding heavy metal translocating P-type ATPase: protein MSYKAYFDKIDAELLKVSPRGDIMLLRVIAAVIPVLFFGLDALYRIPVLYWLGMPFYLFCLALYLEGLLKSVLLMHKVSAELLIVLVMTITLIDGAPLSGAMVAWFIGFGLYISFTIIRKNREKIESLIGEGKKTAKVLQGAEVKEIPIKQIRKHNIVIVPKGAMIPVDGNISDGASSIDEAVITGEPFPVYKERGAAVVSGTLNLTAPLQVQATKDGDESFLSVISREIENSLQNKSELQRRADTTVQVLLLSVTAYAFLLLFITGSLHLMATALAVVCPCAWALATPTAFAANIGRMARSNILARGGEPLENMQDIKTLILDKTGTVTMAEPEVSQTITIDIAEPDLLRLAASVEERFDHPIARSIVNFAAKRQITDLLPVEQAEDLPGRGIKARIEGQEVLLGSAETLASRDIELPAIEYTGRAIWVAVDNRVRGVIVIRDIMQAEMQGMANTIRACGIENVVLATGDNEEQEAKRVADYIGADEYFFNCTPADKTALVKRFQQRGRVAMVGDGVNDAPALAAANVGIAIGGHKNVNLAITSADVVILGQDAQDLVTILKLSHKMGGIIRQNYLWAVGFNSVGLALATFGLLNPIFAALLHHVSSVFVVVNAGRLYFSAIERSLVGPLFQKMDDYTNRRQLCRLEQAADKPETLAEQES, encoded by the coding sequence ATGTCTTATAAAGCTTATTTCGACAAAATCGATGCCGAACTACTGAAAGTCAGTCCGCGCGGCGACATCATGTTGCTGCGGGTCATCGCGGCGGTCATCCCGGTCCTGTTTTTCGGCCTGGACGCGCTTTACCGTATCCCCGTACTTTACTGGCTGGGCATGCCGTTTTATTTGTTTTGTCTGGCCTTGTATCTGGAAGGATTGCTGAAAAGCGTGTTGTTGATGCACAAGGTTTCGGCCGAGCTGCTGATCGTCTTGGTCATGACCATCACGCTGATCGACGGCGCTCCGTTGAGCGGGGCGATGGTCGCTTGGTTTATCGGTTTCGGCCTGTATATTTCCTTTACGATCATCAGAAAGAACCGGGAAAAAATCGAAAGCCTGATCGGGGAAGGGAAGAAAACCGCCAAAGTGTTGCAAGGCGCGGAAGTCAAGGAAATACCGATCAAGCAAATCCGCAAGCACAATATCGTCATCGTGCCCAAGGGGGCGATGATTCCGGTGGACGGCAACATCAGCGACGGCGCCTCGTCGATTGACGAGGCGGTAATCACCGGCGAACCGTTTCCTGTGTATAAGGAACGCGGCGCCGCCGTGGTTTCCGGTACGCTTAACCTGACCGCGCCGTTGCAAGTACAGGCGACCAAAGACGGCGACGAATCGTTTCTGTCCGTCATCAGCCGGGAGATCGAAAACAGCCTGCAGAACAAATCGGAGCTGCAGCGCCGCGCCGATACCACGGTGCAGGTCCTGCTGCTCTCGGTCACCGCTTACGCCTTTTTGCTGTTGTTCATAACCGGCAGTCTGCATCTGATGGCGACCGCGCTGGCGGTCGTTTGCCCCTGCGCCTGGGCCTTGGCGACGCCGACCGCCTTCGCCGCCAATATCGGCCGCATGGCGCGTTCGAATATTCTGGCTCGCGGCGGCGAACCGCTGGAAAACATGCAGGACATCAAAACCTTGATACTCGACAAGACCGGCACGGTGACGATGGCCGAACCCGAGGTCAGCCAGACCATCACCATCGATATCGCGGAACCGGATTTGTTGCGCCTGGCCGCGTCGGTCGAAGAACGTTTCGACCATCCGATCGCCCGCTCGATCGTCAATTTCGCCGCTAAACGGCAAATAACCGACTTGTTACCGGTCGAACAGGCCGAGGACCTGCCGGGCAGAGGCATCAAGGCCCGGATAGAGGGGCAGGAAGTCCTGCTCGGCAGTGCCGAAACCCTGGCCAGCCGCGATATCGAACTGCCCGCTATCGAATATACCGGCCGGGCCATTTGGGTGGCGGTGGATAACCGCGTCAGAGGCGTGATCGTGATCCGCGACATCATGCAAGCGGAAATGCAGGGAATGGCGAACACGATTCGCGCGTGCGGCATCGAAAACGTCGTGTTGGCGACCGGCGACAACGAAGAGCAAGAAGCGAAACGGGTCGCCGATTACATCGGCGCCGACGAATATTTCTTCAATTGCACGCCGGCGGATAAAACCGCTCTGGTCAAGCGATTTCAGCAACGAGGCCGGGTAGCGATGGTCGGCGACGGCGTAAACGACGCGCCGGCCCTGGCGGCGGCCAATGTCGGCATCGCCATCGGCGGGCATAAGAACGTCAATCTGGCGATCACGTCGGCGGACGTCGTCATCCTCGGCCAGGACGCCCAGGATTTGGTGACTATCCTTAAGCTGAGCCACAAAATGGGCGGCATCATTCGGCAGAATTATTTGTGGGCCGTCGGTTTCAACAGCGTGGGCCTGGCGCTGGCGACATTCGGCCTGCTCAATCCGATTTTCGCCGCGCTGCTGCATCATGTCAGTTCGGTCTTCGTCGTCGTCAATGCGGGCCGCCTGTATTTTTCCGCGATCGAACGCTCCCTCGTCGGCCCCTTGTTCCAGAAAATGGACGATTACACCAACCGCCGGCAATTGTGCCGACTGGAACAAGCGGCAGACAAACCCGAAACGCTGGCGGAACAAGAGAGTTGA
- a CDS encoding general stress protein, which produces MRRIYFLVPNIDITRKVVEELRSQGIEDRHMHILAKRDTPLEDLPEANEFQKTDFIPAVERGAALGATTGLLAGLVGLRFAGFAIAGGPILGILFYGATIGAIMSGLAGLQVGNSKVKQYEEAIEQGEFLVMVDIPKERIEEISQSITKHHPKAEFEGIEPILPPGYK; this is translated from the coding sequence ATGAGAAGAATATATTTTTTGGTGCCGAACATCGACATTACCCGCAAGGTGGTCGAGGAGCTGCGCTCGCAAGGCATCGAGGACAGACACATGCATATCCTGGCAAAAAGGGACACGCCGCTGGAGGATTTGCCGGAAGCAAACGAATTTCAAAAAACCGATTTTATTCCGGCGGTGGAACGCGGCGCGGCATTGGGCGCAACCACCGGCTTATTGGCGGGATTGGTTGGTTTACGCTTTGCCGGCTTCGCCATTGCCGGTGGGCCAATATTGGGCATCTTGTTTTATGGTGCAACGATCGGCGCGATTATGAGCGGCTTGGCGGGACTACAGGTAGGCAACTCCAAAGTCAAACAATATGAAGAAGCGATCGAACAGGGAGAATTCTTGGTCATGGTCGACATCCCCAAGGAACGCATAGAGGAAATCAGTCAATCGATCACCAAGCATCACCCTAAAGCGGAATTTGAAGGCATCGAACCTATTTTACCGCCGGGTTATAAGTAA
- a CDS encoding NifB/NifX family molybdenum-iron cluster-binding protein, giving the protein MKIAVASQNRKQITGHTGRCRKFWIYSVENNRVTDKILLEFPKEQSFHESSPLAPSPLDDVQVLISGGMGSGLARRLQEKNIEALVTLETEPDSAVHAYLDGTLKTEPLEPHEHEHKHQHRT; this is encoded by the coding sequence ATGAAAATAGCCGTTGCCAGCCAAAATCGTAAGCAAATCACCGGACACACCGGACGTTGTAGGAAGTTCTGGATCTATTCGGTCGAAAACAATAGGGTGACCGATAAAATCTTGCTCGAATTTCCCAAGGAACAATCCTTTCATGAAAGTTCGCCATTAGCGCCCTCTCCTTTGGACGACGTACAGGTTTTGATTTCTGGCGGCATGGGGAGCGGTTTGGCGCGCCGGTTGCAGGAAAAGAATATCGAGGCCTTGGTGACGCTTGAAACGGAACCGGACAGTGCGGTCCATGCCTATCTCGACGGTACGCTAAAGACTGAACCCCTGGAGCCGCATGAGCACGAGCACAAACATCAGCATCGGACATAG